The nucleotide window TCGGCGCTGAGCCGCCGCAACGGGCGCACCACGATGCGCGGCAGCCGCAGCACCAAACTGGCCCCGAGCACGGAACTCAGCACCAGAATCAGCAGCAGCGTGGTTTTGGCGGCCCGCACCGCCCGGGCTGCTTCCTCGCCCTGCTGCCCGGAGGCCGAAAGGTTCATCGTCAGCAGCCGGTTGGTTTGGGCCTGGAGCTGCAGCAACTCGGCCTGCCGCTGCGCCAGCGGGGCCTGGTTGTCGAGCAGTCGTTGGTAGTCGGCCAGGTTCTGGGTCAGGCTGTCGACCAGTTCCGCCTCGCCCGGCTCGGTGATGTTGGCTCCTTCTCGGGTCAGGGCCCGGCGAAACTCGGCCAAAGCCGTGGGGCGCTCCGGCTGCTGACTCAGCCCACTCAGGGCCCAGAGCATCTGCCGGCCCAGCTCCACTGAGTGCAGATTGGCCCGACGCACGTGCTGGGCCCGGCGGTCCAGGCCATGGAGCACGCTGTAGCTGTAGACGCCCACAATCAGCAGCAGCAGCAGCATGGTAAGCACGCTCAGCCGGATTCGGTTTTTTAGGGTCATAACGGGTGAGCATTAAAAGCTCAGGGCAATACTACTCGTCACGTTGCCGTAGGTGTGGCCCGGCAGGCGGCCGCCGTTGTCGAACAGCTCCAGGCTGCTGTGCAAAATTCGTCCTTCCAGACGGGCCGTAAGGTGGGAAGTCGGGGCGTAATCTACGTTCAGGGAAGCTCCTTTCAGCTGGGTATTGGAATTAGACGGCGTGGGCCGGATTGTTTGAATAATAACCCCGTCGCGGGCGGAATATGCTTCCAGGCGACCGGCAAGGGCCCAGGTCGGGCTGAACGTGTAGCGGGCCAGCAGAGCCCCGGTAAACCAGTTGTCGTTCTTCGGCTTTTCCTCGGTTTGCTGAGTTCCCAGGTCGAACACGGCCGCTACGGAGAACTTTTCAGTGGCAGCGTAGGTAACGTAAAAATCGTGAAAAAAGCGCCGGCGCCGGCTGTCCCCGGGCGCTGGTCGTTGCCGTAGTAGGTACTCGAATTGAGCAGCAGCTTGTCAGTAGGCTTCCACTGCAGCTGTGTCCCGAGGCTTTTGGCCCGGTTCACGTCCCGGATCTGCTGCCAGCCATTGAGCACCAGGGCCGTGGCCGTGAGCTTGGGGCTAAATTCATAAGTAAAGCGGGCCCCGGTTTCGTAATAAGGCGAGTTTTCGGCCATCAACGAGCGGGTCAGCGTCCAGTTGTCCTTGCTGATGGCCGACTCGAAGCCGATGTGGGAGCTGAAGACACCCAGGTCCAGCCAGCTTTTGGCCGTGGGCCGGAAGCCGGCGTAGGCCTCGTAGATGTTGCGCAGCACCGGGGGTTCATTGGCGTAATTGGCCTCCACGTAGGTGCCCGTGTGCAGGGCAAAAGCGCCGCGCACCCGGGCCTCTTCGTAACGTACGCCCAGCACGGCGTTGTTCAGGGCAAACTCGTTGGCCCGGTTGTGAGAATACAAAAATCCGGGCCGCTGCTGGGATTTGCCGGTAAAATCGTAGCCATAATAGGCGTCGGCAAAGCCGTACACGCGCAGCCCCGCGGGCAGCAGCGTGGGCGTTTCCACTGCCTCGACAGAGTCAGGAACAGCCAGGGTCTGAGCCCGCACGGTAGAGGATAGCAACAGGGCGGCAACGAAAAGAGAGGCGAATTTCATGGGTGTAAGCAGCCGGCTGCACCGCGCAAAGGCCGGCGGGCAGGGCGTTAAGAAGGTCTAAAAAAGGAAAATCAGAAGGAGAGGCCGTATTCCTGCAGCTTGCGGTAGAGCGTGGTCAGGCCGATGCCAAGCTGGCGGGCAGCCTCGGTTTTGTTGCCGTCCACCTCGGCCAGCACTTCGCGAATGTGGCGGGCTTCCACGGCCCGCAGGCTCCGGTCGTGGGGGTCGTCGGTAGCCCGGATGGCGTCGGGCAGGGTGTAAAACTCGGTGGGCAGCAGGCCGGCCGCTACCAGCTCGTTGTCGGGCGTGAGAATGGCGGCCCGCTCCAGCACGTTCTTGAGTTCCCGCACATTGCCCGGCCAGTCGTAGGCCTGCAGCAGGCGCAAACACTCGGCATCCAGGCCCGGCAAACGCTTTTTAAGGCGGGCGGCGAAGTACTGCAGAAAGTACTGGGCCAGCACCGGCACGTCGGCGGGCCGGGCTTTCAGGGCGGCACGTCGATGGTGAAGACCGAAAGGCGGTAGTACAGATCGGGCCGGAAGCGGCTTTCCTGGGCTTCGAGCTTGAGGTTGCGGTTGGTAGCGGCCACAATGCGCACCTGCACGGCCGTGGGCGTCGTCGCGCCCAGCTTGGTGAAGGTCTGGGTTTCGAGCACCCGCAGAAATTTGGCCTGCACGCCCAGCTCCAGCTCCCCGATTTCGTCCAGAAACAAGGTCCCGCCGTTGGCTTCTTCCAGCAAGCCTTTTTTGTCAGTAAGAGCCCCGGTGAAGGCCCCTTTCTTGTAGCCAAACAGCTCACTTTCCAGCAAATCTTTGGGGAAAGCCGAACAATTGACGGCCACAAAGGGCTTGCTGCGGCGCGGACTGGCCTGGTGAATAGCCTGGGCAAACAGCTCCTTGCCGGCCCCCGTAGGCCCTTCCAGCAGCACCGTGGAGTCGGTGACGGCTACCTGCCGGGCCAGGTTTTGGGCCGCCCGCAGCGCCTGGGACTCGCCAATCATCGTCTCGAAGCTGTGCTGCTGCTGCACCCGGCGCTCCAGCTCGGCTACCCGGCGCTGCAGGCGGGCCTTGTCGGCGGCCCGCTCCACAATAACCACCAGCTGGTCGTCGGAGTCGCCCTTGGTCAGGTAGTCGAAAGCGCCCTGCTTCATGGCCTGCACCCCGTCGGGAATTGTGCCAAAGGCCGTCATGAGCACGATTTCGGCCTCCGGGCAGCGGGCCCGCAGCTTGGGAATCAGCTCCACGCCGTGAGCATCGGGCAGCTTCACGTCGGAGAGGACGACCAGCACTTCGTCGGCGTGCTGCTGCAGGGTTTCCAGACCCCGGCGGGCATCAGCGGCTTGCAGCACGGTGTAGCCTTCCAGCTCCAGGACCCGGCTCAGCAGCTGGCGCAGGCGGGTTTCGTCGTCGATAATGAGCAGGGTACCGGTGGGCATGAAGGGCGCAGAAGGGGAAAAGAAGATACAGGAAGCCAAAAGTAGCCGGAAGGCCGAACTTTGCTTTACCGCGGGCCAGGCGGCCGGCTATTTTGCCTGATACACTACCTCAATAGCCGGGTTCAAAGTCCGCAGGTGGGCAATGAAGGCGGCCTTTTCCCGGGGCGAAATCACCACGCTGTCGTAGCGGTTGTAGGCAATTTCGAGGCGGTCGAAGGAAGCCGCCGGCGAGGAAAGCAGGTTGTGGGTTTCGGCAACTCGGCGAATAGAGCTAATAGGCAGCGTGGTGGAATACAACACCCCGCTTTTGATGTGCAGCGAGTCGCCGGTAATGGTATAGCGGGTCGTCATCAGAACGTGGGCTATAAACCCGGCCGCAGCCAAAACCGACAACAGCGCGGGCCACGTCTGCTGCAAAGCCATGGGCAGGGCCGCACCGCCCAGCACCACCATTAAAAACAGCACCAGCCCCGGGCTGATGCCGGATTGGTAGACGCGCACCGGAACAGAAGTATTCATACTAGTAAAGTTACGCACGGACTAGCTACGGTCCCTACCGCCGGATTTCATCTTTGAGATGCTCCACGAAGCGGTTGAACTCGGGCTCGGCCTCCACGTTGGGGTGCCAGGCCAAGCCCATGCCGGCCAAATCGTACTGGTGGTCTTTGCTGATGGTGGCCCCGGGCAGGAGCTGGCCGGCCGCGTCCCGCTCGTAGCCCATCAGCCAGAGCGTATCCGACAGGGCCGTGGTGGTGGCAATGTCGTGCGAAACGATGACGACCGTGTTGAGCTCATCCATCGTGGTGACTTCGAGAATGATCTTTTTCACCTCGTCAATCATGGCCACGTCGAGGCCCGAAAATGGCTCGTCGAGCAGGATGAGGTGGTCGGAGCACAAGAGCTGCTGGGCAATGGCAGCCCGCTGCCGCTGCCCGCCCGAGAGCTGGGCGGGGAATTTCTTGCCGTGCTGCTCCAGCCGAAACCGCTCCAGGTAGGCCTGCACTTCGCGCCGGGCGGCCTCGGGCTCGTGCTTGCGGGCGGCGGCCAGCAGCAGGTTATCCGCGAGGGTGCGGTGGTTGAACAAGGGGTAGCGCTGCTGCACCAGGCCCACGTCGCCGGCCTGTACGGGGTGCTGCTCCTCCCCGACCCGCACCGCGCCCGTGGCCGGGGGCGTAAGGCCGGCAATGATGCGGCAGAGCACCGATTTGCCGATGCCCGAGCGGCCGTAGAAGCCGACCACCTGACCCTGGGTCATGTTGGGCCGCACCACGTTCAGCACCTGGGCGCTGATGTCGCGCAGCACCACTTCGCCGTTGTAGCTCATCGATACGCCCTCCAGGGTCAGCACCGGTTCTTTATGAAAATAAGGAGTCATGGGCGGTGAATGAGTGAAATGGTGACTGAGTGGTGAATGCACTGTGCTTGTGGTAATTTTTCCGGAGTATTAAAAATTTACCACACTTTGAAGAGAAGCTGGTGTAGTATTTTTTTCATACTTCGGAAAAATTACCACACTTGGCTAGCTGGCCGCTGCCAGGGCCGAGTGGGGAAAAAACACCCGGCGCAGGAGCCCGAATACGTAGTCCTGCGCGGCCCCGGTAGCCAGAATAACTAACTGAATGGCCAGCACCCCGTCGAGGTGGAGGTAGCGGTTTTGCTTGTAAAGCAGCAGCCCAATGCCGCCTTCCGACTGGTAGAGGGTTTCCACGAGGGTAATCATGGTCCAGATGATGGCGAAATTCTGGCGCACGACTTCCAGCATCAGGTCCAGCTTGCCCAGCACCACCACTTCCCAAAAGCTGCGCCACTCGCCCAGGCCCAGGGTCCGGGCGTGGTCCATTTCCTCCTGGGTGGTGGTCAGAATCACGCTGGTCATGCCCGTCACCAGGTACACGGTGGTGGCAAACACCAGCACCGAAAGCTTGACCTGGTGGCCCGAGCTCAGCATAAGCGCCATGAAAAACGTGAGGCCGGTGAGCGTGAGGTAGCGCATCTTGGTGGCCGCGTAGGCAATGGGCCGGAAAAACGGCAGGGCCGTCAGGTACGAGATAACCAGGGCCAGCACCGTGCCGATGGCCAGGGCCTGCAGGGCCGTGGTCATGCTGGCCCAGAGCTCCTGAATCAGCCCTTGGCTGGTAATCAAATCCTGCAGGGCCCGCAGCACCTGGCCCAGGCTCGGGAACAGCTGCAGCGGGTAAAACACCCAGAGCAGCACCAGCACCAGTAGCTGGGCCCCGACCATGGTGGCAAACACCGGGCGGCTGGGCTGGGCATTGGGGGCAAATAGCTCTTTCATGCGGTGAGATGGTGAGATGGTGAAATGGTGAGTTTGTCGTTCTGACAGCGTAGTATGCGCTGGAGAAGCGCGGGGCGCGAAACTCACTTGGAAGGGTGATGCTCGTGGTACTTCACAGCCCGAAGAAGCCCCGCTCCGGGCGGGACTTCTTCTTCGCTATGCATTAGAATAGGATACATTGGATAAGTGGGCTAGGATAAAACACGAACGATGGAGCAGAAAGGTGAGGTGGTGAACTTGTGAAATGGTGAGTTTGCTGTTCTGGCAGTATGTGTCGCGCCATTAGCGCAGCTGAAACGACAACTCACCATTTCACCACCTCACTAGTTCACCACTTAATTCCCCAGCACGATTTCCACCCGGCGGTTTTTGGCACGGCCGTCCGCGGCGGTGTTGCTGGCCAGGGGCTCGGTAGCGCCGTGGGCGTAGATCTGGACCCGGCCCTCGGGGAAGGCGCTGGAGCTTTTGCGGCTCAGCCACTGCTGCACAGCCAGGGCCCGGTCTTCGCTGAGCTGCTGGTTTTTCTGCGGGTCGCCCTGATTGTCGGTGTGGCCGTGCACGGCTACTTTCAAGCGGCCGGCCACAACGAGGTCATCGAAGAGCTGATTCAAATCCCGCTCGGCTGCCGGCGTGAAGGTGCTCTTGCCGGTTTCAAACTCGATGTTCCAGGCCCGCTTGCTCACGCTGCGGCGGATTTCATCATCGGCGGCAAACTGCTGCTTGTCGGCCGGGGCAATGGCCTTGCCCTTGTACTGGCTTTGCAGCTTTTTGAGCAACGTCAGGTCCAGCATCTGGTCCAGGGGCACGTAGCTGGGCAGCTCCTTAGGATACAGCTTGCTTTGCACGTCGCCGAAGGTTTTGTACACCGAGGCGTAGACGTTGGTGCCGCCTTCCTCCAGACCGAACAAGGCCAGGTTGTCGGCGAAGTTGAAGGCCTTGCTCCCACCTAGCTCCACAACCTCCCCGGTGCGGTCGGCTTCACTTACTCCTTTATAATAGCGCAGCCAGTAGGCGCCGGGCTTGTCCTTGTCGCCGTACACGTCGGCCGAAATATCGGCAGCACGGCTCAGGGCCTCGGGGTGAGATTTTACCTGGTCGCCGGCCACGGCCAGGGCCGTCATGATGCCTTCCACTTCCTTGGGGTGGGCGTCGTACCAGCGCTTGGTGGTAACCATGATGTTGGGCATCTGGTTGGAGTAGTCCTTGGTCGAAACGATGTTCACCAGGCCGCCTTTCTGCTTGGCAATGTTCACGTCGCCGGGCGTCCAGGTGGCTACGGCGTCGGCGGGCACGTCCACTTTGACGCCGGTGTCCTTGCCTTTCACCACCTTGGTGCGCTGCTCGGGCTTGCCGGTGATATACTTTTCGGCGGCGGCCAGAAAGTCGGGGGCGGCCATGAAGTTCACCGCCTCGGGGTCGTAGGTAGTTTCGTCGGGGTTGACTTTCAGGCCGTTGTCGGCGCACCATTTCAGGGCAATGTTTTGGTCGCCGTCGCGCAGGTAGCAGGCAATGGTTTTGCCCAGGGCCAGTTTGGGGTTGTCGAGCCACTCTTTGGGGCCCATCAGCTTGTCTTCGCCGAAGCTTTTCCCGCAGCTGTAGGGCAGAATCTGCAGGCCAGTACCGGCTTTTTCCAGCTGGCTCTGCACCGCCGAGAAGGCCGGCAGCCCGTCGCCCATGATGCTCACAATCAAGCCGGGCGTTTCGGGGTTCTGCTGCATGTCCAGGGCGTTTTTCACCAGGTCGGCCTGCATTTTGGCCACATCGTCCTGGCGCACGATCTGCAGGTTGAGGCCGTTGGCGGCCATGCTGGAGCCCTCCGTGGTGCGGGGGCCGCCGTTGGCCAGCATGCCGGCCATCTGCGAGTTCCAGGCCATTACTTCCCAGGTAACCGGGGCGCCTTTCTCGGTGGGCGTGCTGCCCGGCAGCGGGGCCAGCGGCACGGCAATGTTGGTGCGCGAGCCGGCCGTCTGAGTGGGCAGTTCAATGGAATTGAGCAGCACCGACTCGGTAGCCGCCTTTTTAAACAGCAGGCCGCTGCCGATAAGCTTGTTGATGCCGAAGTAGAGCAGCGCCACAATCAGGGCGCCGATGACGATTTTACCGCGAGTTGTCATGAGGAATGAAAAGGCAAAGAGGTGGAGTGCCGCCCGTTTTGCAGGGCGGCGAAAGAATGGTGTTTGGCAGGTGGGAAGAGTCAGGCTAGCCCAGCAGGCAGCTCAGACCAAGGACGAGCAGCAGGTTAATCAAGCAGACTAGAATAGGCATCGTTGGTAGCTTTAGCGGTGGCCGCGGGATTGAGTGGGCTGGGCTGCTGCTCGTTGAGCAGGGTGTTGAAGTCGCCCTTCTGGTATTTCTCCAGCAGGCGCTGGCCTTTCTCGCTCATCACCCCGTTCTGGATGTCCATTTCCTTCACGAATTCCTGCGAGTAACGCATGGCCTGCTTGATCTGACCCAGTTGCTGAGCCATGTCCTGGGCCACCCGGTCGGTGGCCATGTCGAAGAAGTACTTCTTGTCGGGGTCGCCGCGCAGGATGTTCATGGCGGCCCGCATGCCGGAAGAAGTGCGCTTTACCAGCTCGTACTCGTCCTTGAGCAGGTTGACCTTGAACTTGGAGTTGTCGATCTGGCGCAGGGCCGCCTTCAGAATCTGGCGCATTACCAGCGTCACGTTGGCCGTGGTGGTCAGCATGGGCTGCAGGCGGGAGTTGTAGTCTTCCAGCTGGGCCGCCCGCGAAGCGTACGATTCGGCGAAGTCCTTCTCGCCCTTGCGGGCGGCCGAGTCGGCCAGGCGCAGGTACTCCTGGAGCTGCTGCTTATTGGAGTCCATCTTGCGCTTTACCAGCTCGTGGGCGCCTTCGATGTGGCCCACTTCTGACTCCATGTTCTGGGCTTCCTTCTCGGTGTTGCGGATGTAGTCCTGCATGATGCCGATGGGGTCCGTCTCGACGAAGATGCCGGCCGCCGTGCGGAAGATGCGCTGCCCGGCGTACCAGAGCCCGGCCTTAATCCGCTTGCTGGTCACGATAAGAAAAAGCACGAACAGCGCCCCAAGCCCGATACCGAGCTTGACAGTGTCGAAGACGATTTCGACGAGGAAGGGCACAATGGCTCCCCAGAAGTAGAGGGCCGCCCCAGCCGCAGCGGCTAGGAAGACCCAGCCGGCGGCCTTTTCAGGTTTTTGCCATTTGGGTAAATCCGTTTGATTACCGCTGGAAATCAATGTATTCATATGAGTAATAAGTTAGGTTGTGACAAGCCTGATTCTGTAGCTGGCAGGAGGCGCAGCGGTTCTATTTCACCGGTCCTGCCAAGAGGAAGGATTGGGCTGCTTGGCGGTGGGCTTTCAGGTCGGCGGCGGCACTGGCGTTGGCCAGCTCGTAGGAGGCCAGGGAGGCCTGAGCCTTCTGGCGCTCGGCTACCAATTGCTGCTGCGTAGCCTGGAGCTGCTGACTTTTGGCTTCCAACTGCTGGGTCAGCTCAGCCAACTCGGCTTGCAAGCGTTGCTCCTGCCCAGTGAGCTGCACGATGGTGCTGGGCTGGGCATTGGCAATCTTGAGCTCCCCCATCTTTTCCTGGTGACGCTCCAGCACCTTGTTGCGGTCGGCCACCAGCTTCTGCTCCAGCTGCTCTCCCGACGTGAGCAAGGTGGCCGAGTCGAGGCCAGTGACGGCGGCAAAGGCGTGGAAGGCCGTCTGGTAGAGTACTGGGCCAGCCAGCCCGCTGGCGGCCATGCTCTTTACCATCTTCGTGTAGGCCACAAAGTCCTTCCCATCCCCGGCCAGCAGTGAGGCAATATGGTCGAGGTGGCGCTGCTCGGGCTGGGTTACGGAAGGCTGGCTCAGGGCAAAGGAGCCGGGGCCGGGCGCTATTGGGAGCTGCTGCGGAACGGATGCTGGCAGCGGGCGGGGCGGGACTTTGCCGGCCTTACCGGGGGCACTGGGGTCGTCGCCTTCGACGAAGAAGTCTTTGGCAGCTTTGGCGAGGTTGTCGAAAAGGTCCATGGGGGCGGCTCAGGTGATTGGTGATATGGCCCTGTTGCCAATACCAGTGCCGCCGCCCGGCAAACTTCTCCAGTCCTTTTATAACATACTGATTTTCAATAGTTAAAAATAACAATAAGGCAATAGAAACTTCTAAGCAAGCTCCAAACCCTACCAAAATGAAAGGGGTTATTCCCAAAACAGCGCGCTTCAACTACTCCCGAAACGCTTTAGTCAGGCGCTGCCACCCCGACCCGGGGCGTGGATACAATAAGATAATACGGGCCTTAGCACGGCCTGCTTTCCAGCGGGGAGGCTGATTCGGGCCCCTTATCGGGTAGCTCAGCCAAGCCCAGCGGGCAGGTATTGCGGCGAACTCACGTTATTTGTCCTCCTGCTCCATCCTCACCTCCTATTGCTTGCATGAATACCCCTAGACTCTCAACCGCCGCCGTGCTGGCGCTGGGCTTGCTCGCGAGTGCCTGTTCTAAAGAATCGGAAGAAGTAGCACCCGTCGTTCCCGAAGTGCCGCTGCCCGAGCACATCACGCTGGGCAACCCCAGCGGGGCCGTCACCGACGTCAATCAGCCCACCAACTACCTGCTGCTGAAAACTCAGTACGCCCTGTCCTACCACCGCGACCGGGGTATTCCCAATTGGGTAAGCTGGCACCTGAGCCCCGAGTGGCTAGGTACCGCTCCCCGGCAAGATGATTTCCGCCCCGACGCGACCCTACCCGCTGGCTGGTACCAGGTGCAAACCAGCAGCTACTCCGGCTCGGGATTCGACCGGGGCCATAACTGCCCTTCGGCCGACCGGACCAAAACGGTAGCTGATAACTCGGCCACGTTTCTGATGACCAACATGATTCCGCAGGCGCCCCGGAACAACCAGCAGACCTGGAACAATCTGGAGGGCTACTGCCGCACGCTGGTTGATCAGGGCAACGAGCTGTATATCCTTATGGGTAATTACGGAAAAGGTGGCACGGGTTCCATTAACTACAGGGAAACCCTCGACAATGGCCGGGTGACAGTCCCCAGCGTATCTGGAAGGTAATTGTAGTGCTGCCCCAGGGCAACGACGACGTGAGCCGCGTAAGTAGCAGCACCCGGGTCATTGCGGTTGACACCCCGAATGAAAACACGGTAAGCACCACTTGGGGCACTTACCGCACCACAGTAGACGCCATCGAAAAGGCCACCGGCTACGATATTATGTCGCGGGTACCGACGGCTGTTCAGGCTACGCTAGAGGCCAAGGTTGATGCCGGACCAACTCAATAGAACTACGCTTGTCCATATTCATTTGGGTATACCCTTTTGTTTAATCTCATAAAAAAGAGTTGGGTACTACCTGGCTCTTTTTTTATGCTCGGTTAATAAGAAGGCA belongs to Hymenobacter cellulosilyticus and includes:
- a CDS encoding outer membrane beta-barrel protein gives rise to the protein MKFASLFVAALLLSSTVRAQTLAVPDSVEAVETPTLLPAGLRVYGFADAYYGYDFTGKSQQRPGFLYSHNRANEFALNNAVLGVRYEEARVRGAFALHTGTYVEANYANEPPVLRNIYEAYAGFRPTAKSWLDLGVFSSHIGFESAISKDNWTLTRSLMAENSPYYETGARFTYEFSPKLTATALVLNGWQQIRDVNRAKSLGTQLQWKPTDKLLLNSSTYYGNDQRPGTAGAGAFFTIFTLPTLPLKSSP
- a CDS encoding helix-turn-helix domain-containing protein — encoded protein: MPVLAQYFLQYFAARLKKRLPGLDAECLRLLQAYDWPGNVRELKNVLERAAILTPDNELVAAGLLPTEFYTLPDAIRATDDPHDRSLRAVEARHIREVLAEVDGNKTEAARQLGIGLTTLYRKLQEYGLSF
- a CDS encoding sigma-54-dependent transcriptional regulator; translated protein: MPTGTLLIIDDETRLRQLLSRVLELEGYTVLQAADARRGLETLQQHADEVLVVLSDVKLPDAHGVELIPKLRARCPEAEIVLMTAFGTIPDGVQAMKQGAFDYLTKGDSDDQLVVIVERAADKARLQRRVAELERRVQQQHSFETMIGESQALRAAQNLARQVAVTDSTVLLEGPTGAGKELFAQAIHQASPRRSKPFVAVNCSAFPKDLLESELFGYKKGAFTGALTDKKGLLEEANGGTLFLDEIGELELGVQAKFLRVLETQTFTKLGATTPTAVQVRIVAATNRNLKLEAQESRFRPDLYYRLSVFTIDVPP
- a CDS encoding PH domain-containing protein codes for the protein MNTSVPVRVYQSGISPGLVLFLMVVLGGAALPMALQQTWPALLSVLAAAGFIAHVLMTTRYTITGDSLHIKSGVLYSTTLPISSIRRVAETHNLLSSPAASFDRLEIAYNRYDSVVISPREKAAFIAHLRTLNPAIEVVYQAK
- a CDS encoding ATP-binding cassette domain-containing protein, producing MTPYFHKEPVLTLEGVSMSYNGEVVLRDISAQVLNVVRPNMTQGQVVGFYGRSGIGKSVLCRIIAGLTPPATGAVRVGEEQHPVQAGDVGLVQQRYPLFNHRTLADNLLLAAARKHEPEAARREVQAYLERFRLEQHGKKFPAQLSGGQRQRAAIAQQLLCSDHLILLDEPFSGLDVAMIDEVKKIILEVTTMDELNTVVIVSHDIATTTALSDTLWLMGYERDAAGQLLPGATISKDHQYDLAGMGLAWHPNVEAEPEFNRFVEHLKDEIRR
- a CDS encoding ABC transporter permease, producing the protein MKELFAPNAQPSRPVFATMVGAQLLVLVLLWVFYPLQLFPSLGQVLRALQDLITSQGLIQELWASMTTALQALAIGTVLALVISYLTALPFFRPIAYAATKMRYLTLTGLTFFMALMLSSGHQVKLSVLVFATTVYLVTGMTSVILTTTQEEMDHARTLGLGEWRSFWEVVVLGKLDLMLEVVRQNFAIIWTMITLVETLYQSEGGIGLLLYKQNRYLHLDGVLAIQLVILATGAAQDYVFGLLRRVFFPHSALAAAS
- a CDS encoding OmpA family protein, whose amino-acid sequence is MTTRGKIVIGALIVALLYFGINKLIGSGLLFKKAATESVLLNSIELPTQTAGSRTNIAVPLAPLPGSTPTEKGAPVTWEVMAWNSQMAGMLANGGPRTTEGSSMAANGLNLQIVRQDDVAKMQADLVKNALDMQQNPETPGLIVSIMGDGLPAFSAVQSQLEKAGTGLQILPYSCGKSFGEDKLMGPKEWLDNPKLALGKTIACYLRDGDQNIALKWCADNGLKVNPDETTYDPEAVNFMAAPDFLAAAEKYITGKPEQRTKVVKGKDTGVKVDVPADAVATWTPGDVNIAKQKGGLVNIVSTKDYSNQMPNIMVTTKRWYDAHPKEVEGIMTALAVAGDQVKSHPEALSRAADISADVYGDKDKPGAYWLRYYKGVSEADRTGEVVELGGSKAFNFADNLALFGLEEGGTNVYASVYKTFGDVQSKLYPKELPSYVPLDQMLDLTLLKKLQSQYKGKAIAPADKQQFAADDEIRRSVSKRAWNIEFETGKSTFTPAAERDLNQLFDDLVVAGRLKVAVHGHTDNQGDPQKNQQLSEDRALAVQQWLSRKSSSAFPEGRVQIYAHGATEPLASNTAADGRAKNRRVEIVLGN
- a CDS encoding PspA/IM30 family protein, producing the protein MNTLISSGNQTDLPKWQKPEKAAGWVFLAAAAGAALYFWGAIVPFLVEIVFDTVKLGIGLGALFVLFLIVTSKRIKAGLWYAGQRIFRTAAGIFVETDPIGIMQDYIRNTEKEAQNMESEVGHIEGAHELVKRKMDSNKQQLQEYLRLADSAARKGEKDFAESYASRAAQLEDYNSRLQPMLTTTANVTLVMRQILKAALRQIDNSKFKVNLLKDEYELVKRTSSGMRAAMNILRGDPDKKYFFDMATDRVAQDMAQQLGQIKQAMRYSQEFVKEMDIQNGVMSEKGQRLLEKYQKGDFNTLLNEQQPSPLNPAATAKATNDAYSSLLD